In the genome of Hymenobacter taeanensis, one region contains:
- a CDS encoding GH3 auxin-responsive promoter family protein, whose protein sequence is MGLTSTLSRPVAAYIARQYAHWQQDPVGTQQRVLKGLLAKGARSAFGRDHNLAGAQTAQDLAAHVPVRDYEALSPYFNRVKAGEADVLWPGRPLYLAKTSGTTSGAKYIPLTRDSIPNHINGARDALLHYVHKTGKSRFLDGKLMFLSGSPELETVGGIHTGRLSGIVNHHVPGYLRRNQMPSYQTNIIEDWETKLDRIVEETLPQPMSLISGIPPWVQMYFDRIVARTGRPVGEVFPQFDLFVYGGVNFEPYRKKLFDTIGRPVDSIELFPASEGFLAFQDEPGNPGMLLLLNAGIFFEFIPAERFFEPNPPRLTLAEVELDKQYALVLNSNAGLWGYSIGDTVRFTQKYPFRVVVSGRIKHFLSAFGEHVIGEEVEQTLREAMKQHPEVEVVEFTVAPRVSDDPAVPSRHEWLVEFARPPHDAAAFAAALDTGLRRRNTYYDDLLAGNILAPLQLTPLPTGAFQRYMKSLGKLGGQNKVPRLSNDRAVAEGLNSGNDD, encoded by the coding sequence ATGGGTCTTACATCTACTCTGAGTCGGCCGGTAGCCGCCTACATTGCCCGGCAGTACGCCCACTGGCAGCAAGACCCCGTTGGCACGCAGCAGCGCGTGTTGAAAGGGCTGCTGGCCAAGGGAGCCCGCAGTGCCTTCGGCCGCGACCATAACCTGGCAGGTGCCCAAACTGCCCAGGACCTGGCCGCCCACGTGCCCGTTCGCGACTATGAGGCTCTAAGCCCTTATTTCAACCGGGTGAAAGCCGGCGAGGCCGATGTGCTGTGGCCCGGTAGGCCACTTTACCTGGCCAAAACCAGCGGTACCACCAGCGGCGCCAAATACATTCCGCTCACCCGAGACAGCATCCCCAATCATATTAACGGTGCCCGTGATGCGCTGCTGCATTACGTGCATAAAACCGGCAAAAGCCGCTTCCTGGATGGCAAGCTGATGTTCCTGTCGGGCTCCCCGGAGCTGGAAACGGTGGGCGGAATTCATACCGGTCGGCTCTCAGGCATCGTGAACCATCATGTGCCGGGCTACCTGCGCCGCAACCAGATGCCCAGCTACCAGACGAACATTATTGAGGACTGGGAAACCAAGCTCGACCGTATTGTGGAGGAAACGCTGCCCCAGCCCATGAGCCTGATTTCCGGCATTCCGCCGTGGGTACAGATGTATTTCGATAGAATTGTGGCGCGCACCGGTCGGCCAGTGGGCGAGGTGTTTCCGCAGTTTGATTTGTTCGTGTACGGCGGTGTAAACTTCGAGCCCTATCGCAAAAAGCTATTCGACACCATTGGTAGGCCAGTAGACAGCATTGAGTTGTTTCCGGCATCTGAGGGGTTCCTGGCCTTCCAGGATGAGCCCGGTAACCCCGGTATGCTGCTCTTGCTTAATGCGGGCATCTTTTTCGAGTTTATTCCGGCCGAGCGGTTCTTCGAGCCTAATCCGCCCCGCCTCACGCTGGCCGAAGTGGAGCTAGACAAGCAGTATGCCCTGGTGCTCAACTCCAACGCCGGCCTCTGGGGCTACAGCATCGGCGACACGGTGCGCTTCACGCAGAAGTATCCGTTCCGGGTGGTAGTGTCGGGCCGTATCAAGCACTTCCTATCGGCTTTTGGGGAACATGTTATCGGCGAAGAAGTGGAGCAGACTTTGCGCGAAGCCATGAAACAGCACCCCGAGGTAGAGGTAGTGGAATTCACGGTAGCGCCCCGCGTCAGCGACGACCCGGCCGTGCCATCCCGCCACGAGTGGCTGGTTGAATTCGCTAGGCCACCTCACGATGCTGCCGCCTTTGCCGCCGCCCTCGATACTGGCCTACGCCGCCGCAATACGTACTACGACGACTTGCTGGCCGGCAACATTCTCGCGCCGCTGCAGCTTACGCCCCTGCCAACCGGGGCCTTCCAGCGCTACATGAAAAGCCTGGGCAAGCTGGGCGGCCAGAACAAGGTGCCACGGTTGAGTAATGACAGGGCAGTGGCTGAGGGGTTAAATTCCGGAAATGATGACTAG
- a CDS encoding OsmC family peroxiredoxin, protein MINQRGNAVWNGDIKGSGEISTQSGTVQAPYSVGARFEGQKGTNPEELIGAAHAGCYTMFLTGQLTKAGAQVKQIRTESKVTLDTSGEIPKVVKISLTTEGEVEGITQEEFQKQAENAKEHCPISQLLSAVPEMELASATLK, encoded by the coding sequence ATGATAAACCAACGTGGCAATGCCGTTTGGAACGGCGACATTAAAGGCAGCGGCGAAATTTCTACGCAAAGCGGCACCGTACAAGCGCCCTACTCAGTAGGCGCTCGATTTGAGGGCCAGAAGGGCACCAACCCCGAAGAATTGATTGGCGCGGCCCACGCCGGCTGCTACACCATGTTCCTGACCGGGCAGCTCACTAAGGCCGGGGCGCAGGTAAAGCAAATTCGGACGGAGTCGAAGGTGACGCTGGATACTTCGGGGGAGATTCCGAAGGTGGTAAAGATCAGCCTGACTACGGAAGGCGAAGTGGAAGGTATCACGCAGGAAGAGTTTCAGAAGCAGGCCGAGAATGCGAAGGAGCACTGCCCTATTTCGCAACTACTCAGCGCCGTGCCAGAAATGGAGCTGGCCTCAGCCACGCTGAAGTAG
- the dnaA gene encoding chromosomal replication initiator protein DnaA, producing the protein MLKDCRTVWVNCLRVIKANIGEQSFKTWFQPIVPVQLHKNVLIIQVPSQFFYEWLEEHYVDVLKKAIYQELGPEGRLEYSIVVDQGNAQTKPRTLNLPTSHKAAGPAPVATPAAALATGPMSSSARNVAAAAAQPAQPATLRNPFEASKAIDRNYLNSQLNHSYTFENYIEGDCNRLSRSAGLAVANKPGTTSFNPLMIYGGVGLGKTHLVQAIGNHIKATNADKFVLYVSAEKFTNQFIESLRSNAVQDFANFYLLVDILILDDVQFLSGKDKTQEMFFHIFNHLHQAGKQIVMTSDRPPRDLVGLEDRLLSRFKWGLTADLQSPDFETRMAIIQNKMQQDGIDIPPQVVEYLAHSVNTNVRELEGVLISLVAQSSLNRREIDLEMAKQALRHIIEEVEAEVNLDFIQKTCAEYFGVPLDLLKAKTRKKEVVTARQVAMYFAKEHTSHSLKSIGHHFGGRDHSTVIHSVQTVSDLIDSDKSFRSTIQELRKKFAGK; encoded by the coding sequence ATGCTGAAGGATTGCCGAACCGTATGGGTCAACTGTCTTCGCGTCATCAAGGCAAACATTGGTGAGCAGAGCTTCAAGACGTGGTTCCAACCCATCGTCCCGGTACAGCTCCACAAGAATGTTTTAATCATTCAGGTCCCCAGCCAGTTTTTTTATGAATGGCTGGAGGAGCATTATGTGGATGTGCTTAAGAAAGCTATCTACCAGGAGCTGGGCCCCGAAGGCCGACTGGAATACTCTATTGTAGTAGACCAGGGCAACGCCCAAACCAAGCCGCGTACGCTCAACCTGCCCACCTCGCACAAGGCCGCTGGCCCGGCGCCGGTAGCTACGCCCGCGGCGGCCTTGGCCACGGGGCCCATGTCGTCGTCGGCGCGCAACGTGGCTGCTGCTGCAGCGCAACCAGCTCAGCCGGCTACGCTGCGCAACCCCTTTGAGGCCAGCAAAGCCATTGACCGGAACTACCTCAACTCCCAGCTCAACCACAGCTACACCTTCGAGAACTACATTGAGGGCGACTGTAACCGGTTGTCGCGCTCGGCGGGGCTGGCCGTGGCTAACAAGCCCGGCACCACTTCCTTTAACCCCCTGATGATTTACGGTGGGGTAGGGCTGGGCAAAACGCACTTGGTGCAGGCCATTGGCAACCACATCAAAGCCACCAACGCCGATAAGTTTGTGCTCTACGTTTCGGCGGAGAAGTTCACGAACCAGTTTATTGAGAGCCTGCGCTCCAACGCGGTGCAGGACTTCGCGAACTTCTACCTGCTGGTGGATATCCTGATTCTGGACGACGTGCAGTTCCTGTCGGGCAAGGATAAGACCCAGGAGATGTTCTTCCACATCTTCAACCACCTCCACCAGGCTGGCAAGCAAATCGTGATGACCTCTGATAGGCCACCCCGCGACCTGGTAGGCCTGGAGGACCGCTTGTTGTCGCGCTTTAAGTGGGGCCTGACCGCTGACCTGCAAAGCCCCGACTTTGAGACGCGCATGGCCATCATCCAGAACAAAATGCAGCAGGATGGCATCGACATCCCGCCGCAGGTGGTGGAGTACCTGGCGCACTCCGTAAACACCAACGTGCGGGAGCTGGAAGGCGTGTTGATTTCGCTGGTGGCGCAGTCGAGCCTCAACCGCCGCGAGATTGACCTAGAAATGGCTAAGCAGGCCCTCCGGCACATCATTGAGGAGGTAGAGGCCGAGGTGAACCTGGACTTCATTCAGAAAACCTGCGCTGAGTACTTTGGAGTGCCCCTGGATCTGCTGAAAGCTAAAACCCGCAAGAAGGAAGTAGTTACTGCTCGCCAAGTGGCCATGTACTTTGCCAAAGAGCACACCAGCCACTCCCTGAAAAGCATCGGGCACCACTTTGGCGGCCGCGACCACAGCACCGTCATCCACTCGGTACAAACGGTTTCCGACCTGATCGACTCCGACAAAAGCTTCCGCTCCACCATCCAGGAGCTTCGGAAGAAATTCGCGGGCAAATAG
- a CDS encoding bifunctional metallophosphatase/5'-nucleotidase, protein MDRREFLKHTGLGAASVALMGVSLPAAAADNKATRLTILHTNDMHSRIEPFPDNAAQWAGMGGMARRATLIEQVRKEEPNVLLLDSGDIWQGTPYFNFFMGEVEYKLMSQMKYDASTLGNHDFDNGLEGLQKQLPNATFPFLIANYDFSATPLAGKFKPYKVFEKQGIRVGVFGIGIELAGLVADKNFGDTKYLDPITVANDMVKQLRGPEKCDMVICLSHLGYKYQGPKIDDFKLAAGAPGIDLILGGHTHTFLEKPDVVAGANGHQTLINQVGWSGINLGRLDYSFERGSRRPAVAAASVMPVREA, encoded by the coding sequence GTGGATCGTCGCGAATTTCTGAAACATACTGGCCTGGGGGCCGCCAGCGTAGCCTTAATGGGCGTGAGCCTGCCCGCTGCTGCCGCCGATAACAAGGCTACCCGCCTTACTATTCTGCACACCAACGACATGCACTCCCGCATTGAGCCCTTCCCCGACAATGCGGCGCAATGGGCGGGCATGGGCGGCATGGCGCGCCGTGCTACCCTTATTGAGCAGGTACGCAAAGAGGAGCCCAACGTGCTGCTCCTGGATTCCGGCGACATCTGGCAGGGCACGCCCTACTTCAACTTCTTCATGGGCGAGGTAGAGTACAAGCTCATGTCGCAGATGAAGTACGATGCTAGCACCCTCGGCAACCACGACTTCGATAATGGCCTGGAGGGACTGCAGAAGCAGCTGCCCAACGCCACCTTCCCCTTCCTGATTGCCAACTACGATTTCTCGGCTACCCCGCTGGCGGGCAAGTTCAAACCCTACAAGGTGTTTGAGAAGCAGGGAATCCGGGTGGGAGTGTTTGGTATAGGCATTGAGCTGGCTGGCCTGGTAGCCGACAAAAACTTTGGCGACACGAAGTACCTCGACCCCATCACGGTGGCCAACGATATGGTGAAGCAACTCCGCGGCCCCGAGAAGTGCGACATGGTAATTTGCCTCTCGCACCTGGGCTACAAGTACCAAGGCCCCAAAATTGATGACTTTAAGTTGGCGGCCGGCGCCCCCGGTATTGACCTGATCTTGGGCGGGCATACCCATACCTTTCTTGAGAAGCCCGACGTTGTAGCCGGTGCAAACGGCCACCAGACCCTGATTAATCAGGTAGGCTGGTCGGGGATTAACCTCGGCCGTTTAGATTATTCTTTCGAGCGGGGTTCGCGCCGGCCGGCCGTAGCGGCTGCCTCGGTCATGCCTGTGCGAGAGGCGTAA
- a CDS encoding 5'-nucleotidase C-terminal domain-containing protein produces the protein MHFLRSRVAALGLLTAVALAPACQRATYQPKAQLAPVTGLPVGKSIPDDPTAAATIEPYRQRVTSQMTEVIGTAPVAITKNNGESPLSNFTADIQRMRASKEIGQPVDLGVMSNGGLRAPIPAGPVTVGSIFELMPFENELVVVDAPGPVVQELFNYAAKAKMPISGAFYTVSPEGKPENVRINGQPLDLARTYTVAISDYLASGGDNMVFFKPIKFRHTNVLLRSAFIEAIRERTKQGLPIEAKLEGRVK, from the coding sequence ATGCACTTCCTTCGTTCTCGTGTAGCGGCCCTGGGCCTGCTAACGGCCGTGGCCCTGGCGCCTGCCTGCCAGCGCGCCACCTATCAGCCTAAGGCCCAGCTGGCACCCGTTACGGGCCTGCCCGTCGGTAAATCCATCCCCGACGACCCTACGGCCGCCGCCACCATTGAGCCCTATCGGCAGCGCGTAACTTCACAAATGACGGAAGTGATTGGTACGGCTCCCGTGGCCATCACGAAGAATAATGGCGAGTCGCCGCTCTCCAACTTCACCGCCGATATCCAGCGCATGCGGGCCAGCAAAGAAATTGGGCAGCCCGTTGACTTAGGGGTCATGTCGAATGGTGGCCTACGGGCACCCATCCCGGCGGGCCCCGTTACGGTAGGCTCTATTTTTGAGTTGATGCCGTTTGAGAATGAGCTGGTAGTGGTAGACGCGCCCGGCCCCGTGGTGCAGGAGCTGTTTAACTACGCTGCCAAAGCTAAAATGCCAATTTCGGGCGCTTTCTACACGGTTTCACCTGAAGGCAAGCCCGAGAATGTGCGCATCAACGGACAGCCGCTGGACCTGGCTCGCACGTACACCGTTGCCATATCCGACTACCTAGCCAGCGGTGGCGACAACATGGTATTCTTTAAGCCCATCAAGTTCCGGCACACCAATGTGCTGCTGCGGAGCGCCTTCATTGAGGCCATTCGGGAGCGGACCAAGCAGGGCTTGCCCATTGAGGCGAAATTAGAGGGCCGCGTGAAGTAA
- a CDS encoding methylmalonyl-CoA mutase family protein codes for MADTPRSAPVSFSEFEAVTTTQWQERIRRDLKGQDPATLSWLTPDGFTVEPFYHQEALQALGGAPTPLVRTAPTWRNVPTYSVPAHDRGHKAIDRAAEGLARGAEGAHFLLSNAGTFDVHYLQQKLPLDGTYVGYSMRSGLGELVKQLQELQVTPRGFFVLDPITCHTPDIPGQLTELRSALAACQAWPEVHMVGINSAYYANRGATVTQQIAFALSTAATYLSELPKEALTAETVARALHLHVGVNPNYFFEIAKLRALRRLFATLLQAYGVAAEVAQQLPILASTSSWSQTTLDPHTNLLRVTTEAMSAVLGGATAVSVGQFDSLFHEPNEFSERLARNLPILLREEAYLDRVQDPAAGSYYLETLTDQLAHQAWTLFQKIEAQGGLPGATGLVLQELHASAQAQFRRIANGEQVVVGTNKFQNPNEQFDYNPKRLLRSREFDSTRAAYPTEVLRLATAMHFDRRERKKKRSAVVLLGAHTNQHILESFLLTLPETERPELRNAHPEGTLSLLFSSAEEAILMYATPEQYGRLARAINHIPIDEPDFIPPALLTADLPTMQEAIRVFGFQEFTVQGYSTEDVLARLQGKK; via the coding sequence ATGGCCGATACCCCCCGCTCTGCCCCGGTTTCTTTTTCTGAGTTTGAAGCCGTCACTACGACGCAGTGGCAGGAGCGCATTCGCCGCGACCTGAAAGGCCAGGACCCGGCTACGCTCTCCTGGCTTACGCCCGATGGTTTCACCGTTGAGCCTTTTTACCATCAGGAGGCTTTACAGGCCCTTGGCGGAGCCCCCACGCCCTTGGTACGCACGGCGCCCACCTGGCGCAACGTGCCTACGTACAGCGTGCCGGCTCACGACCGGGGCCATAAAGCCATTGACCGGGCCGCTGAAGGGCTGGCGCGCGGTGCTGAAGGCGCCCACTTTCTGCTCTCGAATGCCGGAACCTTTGATGTGCATTATTTGCAGCAGAAGCTGCCGCTGGACGGCACCTACGTGGGCTACTCCATGCGCAGTGGCCTAGGCGAGCTGGTGAAGCAGTTGCAGGAGCTGCAGGTTACCCCGCGCGGTTTTTTTGTGCTTGACCCCATCACCTGTCACACCCCTGATATACCGGGCCAGCTGACTGAGCTACGCTCGGCGCTGGCGGCCTGCCAAGCGTGGCCCGAAGTGCACATGGTAGGCATCAACTCCGCGTATTACGCCAACCGCGGCGCCACCGTAACACAGCAAATTGCGTTTGCGCTCAGCACTGCTGCCACTTACCTGAGCGAGCTGCCCAAGGAGGCGCTTACCGCAGAAACTGTAGCCCGTGCCTTGCACCTGCACGTAGGCGTAAACCCCAACTACTTCTTTGAAATTGCCAAGCTGCGCGCCCTGCGCCGCCTGTTTGCCACGCTGCTGCAAGCCTACGGTGTAGCCGCTGAAGTTGCGCAGCAGCTACCCATCCTCGCCAGTACCTCTTCCTGGAGCCAGACCACCCTCGATCCGCACACCAACCTGCTGCGCGTGACCACTGAGGCCATGAGCGCCGTGCTGGGCGGAGCCACCGCCGTGAGCGTAGGCCAGTTTGATAGTCTGTTTCATGAGCCGAATGAGTTTTCGGAGCGCCTGGCCCGTAACCTGCCTATTCTACTGCGCGAAGAAGCGTACCTCGACCGGGTGCAGGACCCGGCGGCCGGCTCCTATTACCTCGAAACCCTCACCGACCAGCTGGCCCACCAAGCCTGGACGTTGTTCCAGAAAATTGAGGCGCAGGGTGGCCTACCGGGCGCTACGGGCCTGGTATTGCAGGAGCTGCACGCTTCTGCTCAGGCGCAGTTCCGGCGCATTGCCAACGGCGAGCAGGTAGTAGTGGGTACCAACAAATTCCAGAACCCCAACGAGCAGTTCGACTACAACCCCAAGCGCCTGTTGCGCAGCCGGGAGTTTGACAGCACCCGTGCTGCCTACCCCACGGAGGTGCTGCGCCTGGCTACGGCCATGCACTTCGACCGCCGTGAGCGGAAGAAGAAACGCTCGGCAGTGGTACTACTGGGGGCGCACACCAACCAGCACATTCTGGAGTCGTTTCTGTTAACGCTGCCGGAAACGGAGCGCCCGGAGCTGCGCAATGCCCACCCCGAAGGCACTCTCTCGCTGCTGTTTTCTTCGGCGGAAGAGGCCATTCTGATGTACGCCACGCCTGAGCAATACGGGCGCCTGGCTCGGGCCATCAATCACATTCCCATTGATGAGCCTGATTTTATTCCGCCTGCTCTGCTGACGGCTGATTTGCCCACTATGCAGGAAGCTATCCGCGTGTTTGGCTTTCAGGAGTTCACTGTACAAGGTTACAGCACCGAAGACGTATTGGCCCGCTTACAGGGGAAGAAGTAA
- the scpA gene encoding methylmalonyl-CoA mutase, translated as MKPDFSQIPYDAAKLSAPPINPTQTSTPEGIPLKNFYTAQDVTGLGHLGFGAGQAPYLRGPYATMYVQNPWTIRQYAGFSTAEESNAFYRRNLAGGQKGLSVAFDLATHRGYDSDHPRVVGDVGKAGVAIDSVEDMKILFDQIPLDQMSVSMTMNGAVLPVLAFYIVAAEEQGVTPEKLAGTIQNDILKEFMVRNTYIYPPLPSMRIIADIFSYTAQHMPKFNSISISGYHMQEAGATADIELAYTLADGLEYVRAGLAAGMTIDQFAPRLSFFWAIGMNHFMEIAKMRAGRLLWAKLIKQFDPQNPKSLALRTHCQTSGYSLTEQDPFNNVARTAIEAMAAALGGTQSLHTNALDEAIALPTDFSARIARNTQLYLQHETDITRVVDPWGGSYYVETLTHELADKAWALIQEVEELGGMAKAIETGLPKMRIEEASARKQARIDSGKEIVVGVNKYRPSEEQKIDVLDIDNAAVRESQIARLNQIRAERDGAAVQQALDDLTEAARSGNENLLALAVKAARLRATLGEISDALEKVYGRHQATIRAISGVYSAEMNYDEEFAKARQAADDFAAKEGRRPRMMVAKMGQDGHDRGSKIIATSFADVGFDVDIAPLFQTPDEVARQAAENDVHVVGVSSLAAGHKTLIPQLIEELRQLGREDILVIAGGVIPAQDYDFLYNAGVVGVYGPGTVIAVAAQEILEKLGE; from the coding sequence ATGAAACCCGATTTCTCTCAAATACCTTACGACGCCGCTAAGCTGAGCGCGCCGCCCATCAATCCCACTCAAACCAGCACCCCCGAAGGGATTCCGCTCAAGAATTTCTACACGGCGCAGGATGTGACTGGCCTAGGCCACCTCGGGTTCGGGGCGGGGCAGGCGCCGTACCTGCGCGGGCCCTACGCCACCATGTACGTGCAAAACCCCTGGACTATCCGGCAGTACGCGGGCTTCAGCACGGCCGAGGAATCCAACGCCTTCTACCGCCGCAATCTGGCGGGCGGGCAGAAGGGACTTTCGGTGGCGTTTGACCTGGCGACGCACCGGGGGTACGACTCCGACCACCCGCGCGTGGTGGGCGACGTGGGCAAGGCCGGCGTGGCCATTGACTCGGTGGAGGACATGAAGATTCTCTTCGACCAGATTCCGCTGGATCAGATGTCGGTGAGCATGACCATGAACGGGGCGGTGCTGCCGGTGCTGGCCTTTTACATTGTGGCGGCCGAGGAGCAGGGTGTAACACCCGAGAAGCTGGCGGGAACCATTCAGAACGATATTCTGAAGGAGTTCATGGTGCGCAACACCTACATCTACCCGCCCCTGCCGAGTATGCGCATCATTGCGGATATCTTCAGCTACACGGCGCAGCACATGCCCAAGTTCAACAGCATCAGCATCTCGGGCTACCACATGCAGGAAGCCGGAGCCACGGCCGATATTGAACTGGCCTACACCCTCGCCGACGGTTTAGAGTACGTGCGCGCCGGCCTCGCGGCGGGCATGACCATTGATCAGTTTGCCCCGCGCCTGTCGTTTTTCTGGGCCATTGGCATGAACCACTTCATGGAAATTGCCAAGATGCGCGCCGGCCGCCTGCTGTGGGCCAAGCTCATCAAGCAGTTTGATCCGCAGAACCCCAAGAGCCTAGCCCTGCGCACGCACTGCCAGACCTCGGGCTACTCGCTCACCGAGCAGGACCCCTTCAACAACGTGGCCCGCACCGCCATTGAGGCCATGGCCGCGGCCCTGGGCGGCACCCAGAGTCTGCACACCAACGCCCTCGACGAGGCTATTGCCCTGCCCACCGACTTCTCGGCCCGCATTGCGCGCAACACCCAGCTCTACCTCCAGCACGAAACCGACATTACCCGCGTAGTTGACCCCTGGGGCGGCTCGTACTACGTGGAAACCCTCACCCACGAGCTGGCCGACAAAGCCTGGGCCCTGATTCAGGAAGTGGAGGAGCTGGGCGGCATGGCCAAAGCCATTGAGACTGGCCTGCCGAAGATGCGCATTGAGGAAGCCTCGGCCCGCAAGCAGGCCCGCATCGACTCGGGCAAGGAAATAGTGGTGGGCGTGAACAAGTACCGCCCCAGCGAGGAGCAAAAGATTGACGTGCTCGACATCGACAACGCCGCCGTGCGCGAGTCGCAGATTGCGCGCCTGAACCAGATACGGGCGGAGCGCGATGGCGCCGCCGTGCAGCAGGCCCTGGACGACCTCACGGAAGCGGCCCGCTCCGGCAACGAGAACCTGCTGGCCCTGGCCGTGAAAGCGGCTCGCCTGCGTGCTACGCTAGGGGAAATTTCCGATGCCCTGGAGAAGGTATACGGCCGCCACCAGGCCACTATTCGCGCCATTTCGGGCGTGTATTCTGCCGAGATGAACTACGACGAGGAATTCGCGAAGGCCCGCCAGGCCGCCGACGACTTTGCCGCCAAGGAAGGCCGCCGCCCCCGCATGATGGTGGCCAAAATGGGCCAGGATGGCCACGACCGGGGCTCCAAGATTATTGCCACCTCCTTCGCCGATGTGGGCTTCGACGTGGATATTGCGCCCTTGTTCCAAACCCCCGACGAAGTAGCCCGCCAGGCCGCCGAGAACGACGTGCACGTGGTGGGCGTGAGCAGCCTCGCCGCCGGCCACAAAACCCTGATTCCGCAGCTCATCGAGGAGCTCCGGCAGCTCGGCCGCGAAGACATCCTCGTCATTGCCGGCGGCGTCATCCCCGCCCAGGACTACGATTTCCTCTACAACGCTGGCGTAGTTGGCGTGTACGGCCCAGGAACCGTTATTGCCGTAGCCGCGCAGGAGATCTTGGAGAAGCTAGGAGAGTAA
- a CDS encoding DUF6414 family protein, with amino-acid sequence MKSIKSFIYLDEYKMYSISSQIFEGITESILKTESNSSEQDTSQKGPMASGRVMADIISASYKNTEKRYLHDYAYNIFESKIYENQEVLDVNNDSISSFEQDIHKTKFIKITGRSVLNDTKAVHELIHYFKLLHYGLDYISKGGANIKSEKKTGYITIKIS; translated from the coding sequence ATGAAAAGCATTAAGTCTTTTATTTATCTTGATGAATACAAAATGTATTCTATATCGTCTCAAATATTTGAGGGCATAACAGAATCTATTCTTAAAACCGAAAGCAACAGTTCTGAGCAAGATACTTCACAGAAGGGACCAATGGCTAGTGGCAGAGTAATGGCAGATATCATCAGCGCTAGTTATAAAAATACTGAAAAAAGGTATCTGCATGATTATGCTTATAATATTTTTGAATCGAAAATATATGAAAATCAAGAGGTATTAGATGTAAATAATGACAGCATATCTAGCTTTGAGCAAGATATACACAAAACTAAATTTATAAAAATAACAGGGCGATCAGTCTTAAACGACACCAAAGCTGTACACGAACTGATACATTATTTCAAATTATTACATTACGGACTTGATTACATTAGCAAAGGAGGAGCAAATATAAAGTCTGAAAAAAAAACAGGCTATATCACAATCAAAATCAGTTAA
- a CDS encoding DUF6414 family protein translates to MQDIINKKATQLLEGLGSSLDDEYMHHLEFIIKEMYKDQLLFQIVLSDVYEQKLFSASLNRNYLKEDINTLIHKYSRETEKELTLFGIVTQSGNNDEKVLQFIDDKINDPNQKTGMREAMMNMISHMTGIDATLTGRLGYEFVIDPIAIYYQL, encoded by the coding sequence TTGCAAGATATTATCAATAAGAAGGCAACTCAATTATTGGAAGGACTAGGATCATCACTTGATGATGAATACATGCATCACTTGGAGTTCATTATAAAAGAAATGTATAAAGATCAACTATTGTTTCAAATAGTATTATCAGATGTCTATGAGCAAAAGCTATTTAGTGCTTCTCTAAATAGAAATTATCTAAAAGAAGACATTAATACTTTAATTCATAAATATTCAAGAGAAACAGAAAAAGAATTGACACTCTTCGGAATTGTCACTCAATCAGGCAATAACGACGAAAAAGTATTGCAGTTTATAGACGACAAAATAAATGATCCTAATCAAAAAACAGGAATGCGAGAAGCTATGATGAATATGATATCTCATATGACTGGAATAGATGCTACTTTAACAGGCAGACTAGGATACGAATTTGTCATTGATCCTATAGCTATATATTATCAACTATAA